The Ananas comosus cultivar F153 linkage group 20, ASM154086v1, whole genome shotgun sequence region AATTTCGAGGACAAAATTGTTACACTTGGAACTATGGGCATGAGCATTGAAATCAATGTCAAATTTCAGGGCTGATGCATAGTCAAACATTCTTTGTTCAATGTCcagattctttcttcttttcttttcttttctttttttttttcaaacccaTATGCATAGGAAAATATTGACtccaaaaatttatgttttatgaACATGGCTAAACAGAAAACGGTGAATCGTTTTTGAATTGGAAGACAAGGTTCCAGATCATTCTTGGTGTAGCAAGGGGTTTACGATATCTGCATGAGGACTCAAATTTAAGGATTGTTCATAGAGATATCAAGGCCAGCAACATCCTTCTTGATGATAAATTTCAACCCAAGATAAGCGATTTTGGTTTGGCTAGGTTTTTCCCTGAAGACCAAGCATATCTCAGCACCAAATTTGCAGGAACTCTGTAAGTTGTTGATTGATTATTTGTTAATGGACTAACTCATAGTTTAACAGATTTGACAATCCCTGAGAGCGGGCAATTATATGACATCAGATCTATCgcttttattaataatatagcgTGACTAACATATCTATATGTATAGTTGTATACTAACTATAAGTATAACTAATTTTAAATACTGTAATGAATTATGCATCAATTTCAACTTTTACCTAGATTGAATCTGTTTTGGACACATGTTGACTAATTAGATATTATAACTAGATACTTTTGGTATCACCGAATGCAAGTACCTCAGAAAATAAATACCTTTTATCAATAATAGTTTAGAAGCATAACATAATCATTATCGAACTAGGTCCTATGTTCTTCACAAAAGGTTGGCCTTTACCGTAATAACAGTTAATACGTATGTCAAGTGGATTATTTATGATTAGTTTCTGGTAGTTTGCTGATATGAATTCTAATCACATGGCAGAGGCTATACTGCACCTGAATATGCTATAAGAGGAGAGCTTTCTGAGAAGGCCGACATTTACAGCTTTGGTGTTCTTGTGCTTGAGATCATTAGCAGCAGGAAGAACACAGACCTTACACTACCTACTGAGATGCAGTATCTTCCAGAATATGTATGTTGTTCACTTTATCTAATCCTGCCTCAACTGCAGAGTAGTCAATCACAAAAAAGATGGCCgataaatatgataaataaaagCCTGATCTTAGTTCCTATATCTCTATTCATTAGTGCTTTTGCACGTATCACCCTGAACATGTCCGAAATTGCTCAAATACTCTTGAAAAGCTTGGAATTTACATGGGTGCCCCTGAAAGGAGCTTTTATGTTCTTTCATGCCCTCGTCATAGCTCGTAAGTATGTATGTAAAAATTGTTTTGCCTAGAAATTCCCAAAGGGGCATACACAACTGAGGTTTTTTGAGGCACAAGCGGACACCAACTTGTAGGGGTATTTGCTCATTTCGCATATTTGGAGGGAtatgtatacaaaaaaaaaaaaaaaaacccttttcttttcctcttgtAGGCATGGAAGCTTTATGAGAGATCGAAGATCATCGAGTTGGTCGATCCAAAACTGAAAGTTGATGGGACAGTGGAGAGAGATGTGTTACTAGTATGTGACGTGGCATTGCTGTGCCTCCAGCCATACCCGAGCTTACGGCCTCCGATGTCTGAAATAGTCGTGATGTTAGCATGCAAAACAGAACCACCTCCTGCTCCTATGAAGCCGGCATTTCTTGATCGCAAGAATAGATTTTCGACTGAAAGCACATTTCTAGTACCGTCCCCTTCACCATTTCGTATCGACTCGCCCTCCTCCCACATTGAGAAATAGTACCTGTCTATGCCATTATGATGACAGGCTCTATAAGACTTGCTGAGAGAGGAGGGCCACTGCAGTATATCTATATATGAcagcaagattttttttttaccagatTGACTACTGCCGTGCCAACAATATGTTGTTTGCTGCCTATATGTATggataaaaaaatgtataagtTAAATTGTCATTCACAAGGCACCACCGCTGCAATGTGAGAGTGTAAATTCATGGAGCAAGATATTGTTACAGTATCTGCTATTTGAATTAGAGGGGTATGACAGTATGTAGGAGTCAAGAAATCCAGAGACTTTATATATCGCTCTTGTGGTGTTGGGTCATCTGACTCCAATTAGTTGTAAGTCGTTAGATTTCATATggttcattttatattttatattttttacatattaaagTCCAAATAAAGAAGAGCTCTATCTCTTTTTGCGGCACATTGTAATTAATTTCATTTAGTCTTTTTGTCACAACAAGTTTAATTCTTCTAGCTTCATGTCGTTGAATCCTTATGTTAAGTCGCAAAATTTCGTATGTTTAGTCAGTTACATTTCATATATGTTTGTGTATTACATATAAAAGGGTTAACCTTCCTAAGCTCGAGATAATATGATATAGGAAGAAGACATGATGCTTATACTTTAGTCCTTGCAACCAGTATTTTACAAGCACCCAGGCTACATTACTCCatgacaagaaaacaatatgtGATGCCCTAAGCATCCCACATTGGATGGGCAAGAAGTTGTGAATGAGAATACAAGTACCAAGGACTAACAATAATTAGGCTag contains the following coding sequences:
- the LOC109725444 gene encoding putative serine/threonine-protein kinase, with the protein product METSNSFLLLIILIILVIILLVMAVFWKCIKVETFFKTVKTTGTLSVPDYFSGNLRTISHFSYKTLKKATRDFHPKYQLGIGGFGTVYRGVLDDGRTIAVKQLSVGTSKQGENEFLAEVKMITSIQHKNLVRLVGCCSEGAQRLLIYEYMQNGSLDNNLFENGESFLNWKTRFQIILGVARGLRYLHEDSNLRIVHRDIKASNILLDDKFQPKISDFGLARFFPEDQAYLSTKFAGTLGYTAPEYAIRGELSEKADIYSFGVLVLEIISSRKNTDLTLPTEMQYLPEYAWKLYERSKIIELVDPKLKVDGTVERDVLLVCDVALLCLQPYPSLRPPMSEIVVMLACKTEPPPAPMKPAFLDRKNRFSTESTFLVPSPSPFRIDSPSSHIEK